A single region of the Pontimicrobium sp. SW4 genome encodes:
- the idi gene encoding isopentenyl-diphosphate Delta-isomerase, translating into MSEEKVILVNENDEQIGLMPKMEAHEKAVLHRAFSVFIFNDKNELMLQQRALSKYHSPGLWTNTCCSHQRDSESNIDAGKRRLQEEMGFVTELKETISFIYKAPFDNGLTEHELDHIMVGHFNSEPNINPDEVESWKWMDLEDVKVDMVLHPELYTAWFKIIFDKFYEHINLVDNEGNRK; encoded by the coding sequence ATGAGCGAAGAGAAAGTAATTCTAGTAAATGAAAACGATGAGCAAATAGGCTTAATGCCTAAAATGGAAGCACATGAAAAAGCTGTTTTGCATCGTGCCTTTTCTGTATTCATATTTAATGATAAGAATGAATTGATGTTGCAACAACGAGCATTAAGTAAATACCATTCTCCTGGACTTTGGACGAATACCTGTTGTAGCCATCAACGTGATAGTGAAAGTAATATAGATGCTGGAAAACGTCGTTTACAAGAAGAAATGGGTTTTGTTACAGAGCTAAAAGAAACCATATCATTTATTTATAAAGCCCCTTTTGATAATGGTTTGACTGAACATGAATTAGATCATATCATGGTTGGTCATTTTAATAGTGAACCAAACATTAATCCAGATGAAGTTGAATCTTGGAAATGGATGGATTTGGAAGATGTAAAAGTTGACATGGTTTTGCACCCAGAGCTTTATACTGCTTGGTTTAAAATTATTTTTGATAAATTCTACGAACACATAAATTTAGTTGACAATGAAGGTAACCGTAAGTAG
- a CDS encoding gliding motility-associated C-terminal domain-containing protein gives MTLILGTNSISAQDIPDTDSSANCAVCAPTGWAVITGTPDISNRDIAAASGTAGGGSVWTNAPLPLPPNGHQNWISLRDLGTGYPEEIVGTNMTGLIIGEVYEVNIFSLTALSAYSPNYIDEFHYSISGGARQTVTGITQESWGLNRVRFTATAASMTFDLYPGFNASPGYSSNHESVQLSIEVVRLVPDSDNDGILDEDDIDDDNDGILDLNEYVGLDPDADVDGDGYPAYLDDDDNDVGVHNADGVVNPIYDLDGDGIPNHLDDDSDGDTCKDSIEAGHTDPDDDGYLGNSPVTVNGVGQVTGQGGYTGTTSDVTTVNSAPEAGTDGTLTICEGDTVTDAQLFAELTGADTGGTWSPALAGAGTYTYTVTSSCFNDTSEVVVTEQAAPDAGTDGTLTICEGNTVTDAQLFAELTGADTGGTWSPTLAGAGTYTYTVAATAPCTGNDISEVVVTEQAAPDAGTDGSLVICSGDTVTEAQLFASLTGADTGGTWSPALAGAGTYTYTVAATAPCAGNDTSEVIVTEDNTSDTDGDGVTDCHELNPPDGETPTDPTDPCDFTASDITLTVTAVTDCDGDGEDSTTDPDDQDPCVGGTLANVDLSNTTSMWATADCDGDGVTNLDEVDPDGDGTQGPGDTDPTDPCDFTASDITLTVTAVTDCDGDGEDSTTDPDDQDPCVGGTLANVDLSNTTSMWATADCDGDGVTNLDEVDPDGDGTQGPGDTDPTDPCDFTASDITLTVTAVTDCDGDGEDSTTDPDDQDPCVGGTLANVDLSNTTSMWATADCDGDGVTNLDEVDPDGDGTQGPGDTDPTDPCDFTASDITLTVTAVTDCDGDGEDSTTDPDDQDPCVGGTLANVDLSNTTSMWATADCDGDGVTNLDEVDPDGDGTQGPGDTDPTDPCDFTASDITLTVTAVTDCDGDGEDSTTDPDDQDPCVGGTLANVDLSNTTSMWATADCDGDGVTNLDEVDPDGDGTQGPGDTDPTDPCDFTASDITLTVTVVTDCDGDGEDSTTDPDDQDPCVGGTLANVDLSNTTSMWATADCDGDGVTNLDEVDPDGDGTQGPGDTDPTDPCDFTASDITLTVTAVTDCDGDGEDSTTDPDDQDPCVGGTLANVDLSNTTSMWATADCDGDGVTNLDEVDPDGDGTQGPGDTDPTDPCDFTASDITLTVTAVTDCDGDGEDSTTDPDDQDPCVGGTLANVDLSNTTSMWATADCDGDGVTNLDEVDPDGDGTQGPGDTDPTDPCDFTASDITLTVTAVTDCDGDGEDSTTDPDDQDPCVGGTLANVDLSNTTSMWATADCDGDGVTNLDEVDPDGDGTQGPGDTDPTDPCDFTASDITLTVTAVTDCDGDGEDSTTDPDDQDPCVGGTLANVDLSNTTSMWATADCDGDGVTNLDEVDPDGDGTQGPGDTDPTDPCDFTASDITLTVTAVTDCDGDGEDSTTDPDDQDPCVGGTLANVDLSNTTSMWATADCDGDGVTNLDEVDPDGDGTQGPGDTDPTDPCDFTASDITLTVTAVTDCDGDGEDSTTDPDDQDPCVGGTLANVDLSNTTSMWATADCDGDGVTNLDEVDPDGDGTQGPGDTDPTDPCDFTASDITLTVTAVTDCDGDGEDSTTDPDDQDPCVGGTLANVDLSNTTSMWATADCDGDGVTNLDEVDPDGDGTQGPGDTDPTDPCDFTASDITLTVTAVTDCDGDGEDSTTDPDDQDPCVGGTLANVDLSNTTSMWATADCDGDGVTNLDEVDPDGDGTQGPGDTDPTDPCDFTASDITLTVTAVTDCDGDGEDSTTDPDDQDPCVGGTLANVDLSNTTSMWATADCDGDGVTNLDEVDPDGDGTQGPGDTDPTDPCDFTASDITLTVTAVTDCDGDGEDSTTDPDDQDPCVGGTLANVDLSNTTSMWATADCDGDGVTNLDEVDPDGDGTQGPGDTDPTDPCDFTASDITLTQTGDYLLADCDGDGVTNGDELNPPDGEDPTDPTNPCDYHASDITTTVTYTGNCIGRLAVVKSASVSGTNLGDTITYTITVENTGDVVLTNVSLVDTFLDANGNPIALTTEPYFMSSDLGSTEGTLLVGEIATYMADFVITQQAINAEGVSNSVVANARTPIGDVVNDTSDDGDDLDGNTEDDETVTQLGCLIIYNEFSPNDDGVNENFVIGCIENYPNNTLEVYNRWGNIVYKQKGYSNNWKGTSNGRSTINSSDKLPAGTYYYILDLGDGSKPKNGWLYINR, from the coding sequence ATGACATTAATACTCGGAACAAATAGTATTAGTGCTCAAGACATTCCCGATACCGATAGCTCAGCTAACTGTGCAGTTTGTGCACCAACAGGTTGGGCAGTTATTACTGGTACACCAGATATATCCAACAGGGATATAGCTGCTGCTTCTGGAACGGCAGGAGGAGGTAGCGTATGGACAAATGCGCCTCTGCCTTTACCTCCAAATGGACATCAAAATTGGATTTCACTTAGAGATTTAGGAACAGGTTATCCTGAAGAAATTGTCGGAACAAATATGACAGGATTAATTATTGGCGAAGTATATGAGGTGAATATATTTAGTCTTACAGCATTATCTGCTTATTCTCCCAATTATATTGATGAATTTCACTACTCAATTAGTGGTGGAGCTAGACAAACAGTTACTGGGATTACGCAAGAATCTTGGGGATTAAATAGAGTTAGATTTACAGCTACTGCTGCATCAATGACTTTTGATCTTTATCCAGGATTTAATGCATCTCCAGGTTATTCTTCAAATCATGAGTCAGTGCAATTATCTATAGAGGTTGTGAGGTTAGTTCCAGATTCTGATAATGATGGAATATTAGATGAAGATGATATAGATGATGATAATGATGGAATATTAGATTTAAATGAATATGTTGGTTTAGATCCTGATGCTGATGTTGATGGAGATGGTTATCCAGCTTATTTAGATGATGATGATAATGATGTTGGAGTCCATAATGCTGACGGTGTTGTAAACCCTATATACGACTTAGATGGAGATGGAATTCCTAACCATTTAGATGATGACTCAGATGGAGATACATGTAAAGATTCAATTGAAGCTGGACATACGGATCCAGATGATGATGGCTATTTAGGTAATTCACCAGTAACAGTCAATGGAGTTGGTCAAGTAACAGGGCAAGGAGGTTATACAGGAACAACATCAGATGTTACTACAGTAAATTCAGCGCCAGAAGCAGGAACAGATGGTACATTAACCATTTGTGAAGGCGATACAGTAACAGACGCACAACTATTTGCAGAGTTAACAGGCGCGGATACAGGCGGAACCTGGTCACCAGCATTAGCAGGCGCAGGAACATATACATATACAGTTACTTCATCTTGTTTTAATGATACATCAGAAGTAGTAGTTACTGAACAAGCAGCACCAGATGCAGGAACGGATGGTACATTAACCATTTGTGAAGGCAATACAGTAACAGATGCACAACTATTTGCAGAGTTAACAGGTGCAGATACAGGCGGAACCTGGTCACCAACATTAGCAGGTGCAGGAACCTATACCTATACAGTAGCTGCAACAGCACCATGTACAGGAAACGACATATCAGAAGTAGTAGTTACTGAACAAGCAGCACCAGATGCAGGAACAGATGGTAGTTTAGTTATATGTTCTGGAGATACTGTAACTGAGGCACAATTATTTGCTTCGTTAACAGGCGCAGATACAGGTGGAACCTGGTCACCAGCATTAGCAGGCGCAGGAACCTATACCTATACAGTAGCTGCAACAGCACCATGTGCAGGCAATGACACATCTGAAGTAATAGTAACTGAGGATAATACTTCTGATACAGATGGCGATGGAGTCACGGATTGTCATGAATTAAATCCACCAGATGGTGAAACACCAACCGATCCAACCGATCCATGTGATTTTACAGCAAGCGATATTACTTTAACAGTAACGGCAGTAACCGATTGTGATGGCGATGGCGAAGACAGTACGACCGATCCAGACGATCAAGATCCATGTGTAGGCGGAACATTAGCCAATGTAGACTTAAGCAATACGACCTCAATGTGGGCAACAGCCGATTGTGATGGCGATGGAGTCACGAACTTAGACGAAGTAGATCCAGATGGCGATGGTACACAAGGTCCAGGCGATACCGATCCAACCGATCCATGTGATTTTACAGCAAGCGATATTACTTTAACAGTAACGGCAGTAACCGATTGTGATGGCGATGGCGAAGACAGTACGACCGATCCAGACGATCAAGATCCATGTGTAGGCGGAACATTAGCCAATGTAGACTTAAGCAATACGACCTCAATGTGGGCAACAGCCGATTGTGATGGCGATGGAGTCACGAACTTAGACGAAGTAGATCCAGATGGCGATGGTACACAAGGCCCAGGCGATACCGATCCAACCGATCCATGTGATTTTACAGCAAGCGATATTACTTTAACAGTAACGGCAGTAACCGATTGTGATGGCGATGGCGAAGACAGTACGACCGATCCAGACGATCAAGATCCATGTGTAGGCGGAACATTAGCCAATGTAGACTTAAGCAATACGACCTCAATGTGGGCAACAGCCGATTGTGATGGCGATGGAGTCACGAACTTAGACGAAGTAGATCCAGATGGCGATGGTACACAAGGTCCAGGCGATACCGATCCAACCGATCCATGTGATTTTACAGCAAGCGATATTACTTTAACAGTAACGGCAGTAACCGATTGTGATGGCGATGGCGAAGACAGTACGACCGATCCAGACGATCAAGATCCATGTGTAGGCGGAACATTAGCCAATGTAGACTTAAGCAATACGACCTCAATGTGGGCAACAGCCGATTGTGATGGCGATGGAGTCACGAACTTAGACGAAGTAGATCCAGATGGCGATGGTACACAAGGCCCAGGCGATACCGATCCAACCGATCCATGTGATTTTACAGCAAGCGATATTACTTTAACAGTAACGGCAGTAACCGATTGTGATGGCGATGGCGAAGACAGTACGACCGATCCAGACGATCAAGATCCATGTGTAGGCGGAACATTAGCCAATGTAGACTTAAGCAATACGACCTCAATGTGGGCAACAGCCGATTGTGATGGCGATGGAGTCACGAACTTAGACGAAGTAGATCCAGATGGCGATGGTACACAAGGCCCAGGCGATACCGATCCAACCGATCCATGTGATTTTACAGCAAGCGATATTACTTTAACAGTAACGGTAGTAACCGATTGTGATGGCGATGGCGAAGACAGTACGACCGATCCAGACGATCAAGATCCATGTGTAGGCGGAACATTAGCCAATGTAGACTTAAGCAATACGACCTCAATGTGGGCAACAGCCGATTGTGATGGCGATGGAGTCACGAACTTAGACGAAGTAGATCCAGATGGCGATGGTACACAAGGTCCAGGCGATACCGATCCAACCGATCCATGTGATTTTACAGCAAGCGATATTACTTTAACAGTAACGGCAGTAACCGATTGTGATGGCGATGGCGAAGACAGTACGACCGATCCAGACGATCAAGATCCATGTGTAGGCGGAACATTAGCCAATGTAGACTTAAGCAATACGACCTCAATGTGGGCAACAGCCGATTGTGATGGCGATGGAGTCACGAACTTAGACGAAGTAGATCCAGATGGCGATGGTACACAAGGTCCAGGCGATACCGATCCAACCGATCCATGTGATTTTACAGCAAGCGATATTACTTTAACAGTAACGGCAGTAACCGATTGTGATGGCGATGGCGAAGACAGTACGACCGATCCAGACGATCAAGATCCATGTGTAGGCGGAACATTAGCCAATGTAGACTTAAGCAATACGACCTCAATGTGGGCAACAGCCGATTGTGATGGCGATGGAGTCACGAACTTAGACGAAGTAGATCCAGATGGCGATGGTACACAAGGCCCAGGCGATACCGATCCAACCGATCCATGTGATTTTACAGCAAGCGATATTACTTTAACAGTAACGGCAGTAACCGATTGTGATGGCGATGGCGAAGACAGTACGACCGATCCAGACGATCAAGATCCATGTGTAGGCGGAACATTAGCCAATGTAGACTTAAGCAATACGACCTCAATGTGGGCAACAGCCGATTGTGATGGCGATGGAGTCACGAACTTAGACGAAGTAGATCCAGATGGCGATGGTACACAAGGCCCAGGCGATACCGATCCAACCGATCCATGTGATTTTACAGCAAGCGATATTACTTTAACAGTAACGGCAGTAACCGATTGTGATGGCGATGGCGAAGACAGTACGACCGATCCAGACGATCAAGATCCATGTGTAGGCGGAACATTAGCCAATGTAGACTTAAGCAATACGACCTCAATGTGGGCAACAGCCGATTGTGATGGCGATGGAGTCACGAACTTAGACGAAGTAGATCCAGATGGCGATGGTACACAAGGTCCAGGCGATACCGATCCAACCGATCCATGTGATTTTACAGCAAGCGATATTACTTTAACAGTAACGGCAGTAACCGATTGTGATGGCGATGGCGAAGACAGTACGACCGATCCAGACGATCAAGATCCATGTGTAGGCGGAACATTAGCCAATGTAGACTTAAGCAATACGACCTCAATGTGGGCAACAGCCGATTGTGATGGCGATGGAGTCACGAACTTAGACGAAGTAGATCCAGATGGCGATGGTACACAAGGCCCAGGCGATACCGATCCAACCGATCCATGTGATTTTACAGCAAGCGATATTACTTTAACAGTAACGGCAGTAACCGATTGTGATGGCGATGGCGAAGACAGTACGACCGATCCAGACGATCAAGATCCATGTGTAGGCGGAACATTAGCCAATGTAGACTTAAGCAATACGACCTCAATGTGGGCAACAGCCGATTGTGATGGCGATGGAGTCACGAACTTAGACGAAGTAGATCCAGATGGCGATGGTACACAAGGCCCAGGCGATACCGATCCAACCGATCCATGTGATTTTACAGCAAGCGATATTACTTTAACAGTAACGGCAGTAACCGATTGTGATGGCGATGGCGAAGACAGTACGACCGATCCAGACGATCAAGATCCATGTGTAGGCGGAACATTAGCCAATGTAGACTTAAGCAATACGACCTCAATGTGGGCAACAGCCGATTGTGATGGCGATGGAGTCACGAACTTAGACGAAGTAGATCCAGATGGCGATGGTACACAAGGCCCAGGCGATACCGATCCAACCGATCCATGTGATTTTACAGCAAGCGATATTACTTTAACAGTAACGGCAGTAACCGATTGTGATGGCGATGGCGAAGACAGTACGACCGATCCAGACGATCAAGATCCATGTGTAGGCGGAACATTAGCCAATGTAGACTTAAGCAATACGACCTCAATGTGGGCAACAGCCGATTGTGATGGCGATGGAGTCACGAACTTAGACGAAGTAGATCCAGATGGCGATGGTACACAAGGCCCAGGCGATACCGATCCAACCGATCCATGTGATTTTACAGCAAGCGATATTACTTTAACAGTAACGGCAGTAACCGATTGTGATGGCGATGGCGAAGACAGTACGACCGATCCAGACGATCAAGATCCATGTGTAGGCGGAACATTAGCCAATGTAGACTTAAGCAATACGACCTCAATGTGGGCAACAGCCGATTGTGATGGCGATGGAGTCACGAACTTAGACGAAGTAGATCCAGATGGCGATGGTACACAAGGCCCAGGCGATACCGATCCAACCGATCCATGTGATTTTACAGCAAGCGATATTACTTTAACAGTAACGGCAGTAACCGATTGTGATGGCGATGGCGAAGACAGTACGACCGATCCAGACGATCAAGATCCATGTGTAGGCGGAACATTAGCCAATGTAGACTTAAGCAATACGACCTCAATGTGGGCAACAGCCGATTGTGATGGCGATGGAGTCACGAACTTAGACGAAGTAGATCCAGATGGCGATGGTACACAAGGCCCAGGCGATACCGATCCAACCGATCCATGTGATTTTACAGCAAGCGATATTACTTTAACACAAACTGGAGACTATTTATTAGCTGATTGTGATGGTGATGGTGTAACAAACGGTGATGAGTTAAATCCACCAGATGGTGAAGATCCTACCGATCCGACTAATCCATGTGATTATCATGCATCAGATATTACTACTACAGTAACTTATACAGGCAACTGTATTGGTAGATTAGCTGTGGTTAAATCTGCTTCTGTTTCAGGAACTAATCTTGGTGACACAATAACATATACTATTACTGTTGAAAACACAGGAGATGTTGTATTAACCAATGTTTCATTAGTAGATACATTCCTAGATGCTAATGGAAACCCTATAGCATTGACTACAGAACCTTACTTTATGAGTTCAGATTTAGGAAGTACTGAAGGGACTTTATTAGTGGGAGAAATAGCAACTTATATGGCTGACTTTGTTATTACTCAACAAGCAATTAATGCTGAAGGAGTTAGTAATAGTGTTGTTGCTAATGCAAGAACACCAATTGGAGATGTTGTTAATGATACTAGTGATGATGGAGATGATTTAGATGGTAATACTGAAGATGATGAAACAGTTACTCAATTAGGATGCTTAATCATCTATAATGAATTCTCACCTAATGATGATGGTGTTAATGAAAATTTTGTGATTGGATGTATTGAAAATTATCCAAATAACACATTAGAAGTTTATAACCGTTGGGGTAATATTGTTTACAAACAGAAAGGTTATTCTAATAATTGGAAAGGTACTTCTAATGGTAGATCTACTATTAATTCATCAGATAAATTACCAGCAGGAACTTACTATTATATCCTAGACTTAGGAGATGGTTCTAAGCCAAAAAATGGATGGTTATATATAAACAGATAA
- a CDS encoding type IX secretion system membrane protein PorP/SprF: MIQKSSLLKGLIILVFTFMINESFAQQDPQFTQYMYNTMSVNPGYTGQREVLSITGLYRTQWVGIDGAPKTQTLSLHTPLKNERVGIGFSIVNDQLGPASETYFDANFSYTVPVNESGAKLSFGLKGGFHLLDTDWSKGRYQNPDTAFEENLSLFSPTVGAGMYLHSQKWYLGLSVPNFITTEHYDDFQESIAAERLHYYLIGGYVFDLSESVKLKPAFLVKAVSGSPLIADLSANLLFNEKLSLGLAYRWDDSFSGLAGFQVSEGLFIGYAYDYTTTNLNNYNSGTHEIMLRFELKKVGKILSPRFF, from the coding sequence ATGATACAAAAATCATCATTATTAAAAGGGTTAATCATACTTGTATTTACATTTATGATTAACGAAAGTTTTGCACAACAAGACCCTCAGTTTACACAATATATGTATAATACAATGAGTGTTAATCCAGGATATACAGGACAAAGAGAAGTATTGAGTATAACAGGTCTATACCGTACCCAATGGGTCGGTATAGATGGTGCTCCAAAAACCCAAACACTTAGTTTACATACACCTTTAAAAAATGAAAGAGTAGGTATAGGGTTTTCTATTGTAAATGATCAATTGGGACCAGCAAGTGAAACTTATTTTGACGCGAATTTTTCATATACAGTTCCTGTAAATGAATCTGGAGCTAAATTGTCATTTGGACTTAAAGGAGGATTTCATTTATTAGATACAGATTGGAGTAAAGGAAGATATCAAAATCCGGATACAGCATTTGAAGAGAATTTAAGTCTGTTTTCACCAACAGTTGGAGCAGGAATGTATTTGCATTCTCAAAAGTGGTATTTAGGGTTATCTGTTCCTAATTTTATTACTACAGAACATTATGACGATTTTCAAGAATCTATAGCAGCCGAGAGATTACATTATTACTTAATTGGAGGTTACGTCTTTGATTTAAGTGAAAGTGTAAAATTAAAACCAGCATTTTTAGTAAAAGCAGTTTCAGGATCCCCATTAATTGCAGATTTATCAGCTAATTTATTGTTTAATGAGAAACTATCTTTAGGGTTAGCATATCGTTGGGACGATTCGTTTAGTGGTTTAGCAGGGTTTCAAGTTAGCGAAGGTTTATTTATTGGATATGCCTATGATTATACGACTACTAATTTAAATAACTATAATAGTGGTACACATGAAATTATGTTACGATTTGAATTAAAAAAAGTAGGCAAAATTTTATCACCTAGATTCTTCTAA
- a CDS encoding OmpA family protein, with product MKKRIYIIAAISTFVFNVAYAQKGKINNAQKQYDKLSYIKSVDALLKIVESGNSSTEVLNNLANAYYFNGMMEEASNWYGELFSKNEDVEAENYFRYAQALKAQNKYKESDKAMQQFVSLKPEDSRAKAFINSSDYLNVIEKLSDDFKVENLSLNTKYSDFGTSFYKSGIYFASSRGEGKIYNWNEQPFLNIYSINASNVLEIKGDINTQYHESSTTFSKDGKTMYFTRNNYFNGKFKRNSKDEHSLKVYKASLIDGKWTNVTPLPFNNDEYNVAHPALNNDETKLYFASDMPGTIGGSDIFVVTINEDGTYGTPQNLGSKINTEGRENFPFVSNNGTLYFSSDAHVGLGGLDVFEFPNIDNISSSNDIPYNVGKPINSPKDDFGYIINEETRKGYFSSNREGGKGDDDIYSFTRNVCKQNVSGTVVDVDTNEIIANANLTIYDENNNVVETLISNANGAFSTDLVCKDMTYRVTASKTDYSSDEEQFKVHSKLREPVDLKLSLKAEPKAAEIGTDLFKLLNLNPIYFDYDKSNIRPDAEIELTKIINYMNEFPSVKVDVRSHTDSRGKDAYNLALSNRRNKSTVKYIVEKGGISKDRLTGKGYGETQLVNKCKNGVKCSKEEHQENRRSEFIVIAN from the coding sequence ATGAAAAAAAGAATATATATAATAGCAGCTATAAGCACATTTGTATTTAATGTTGCATACGCTCAAAAGGGAAAAATAAATAATGCTCAAAAGCAGTATGATAAATTGTCTTATATAAAATCTGTAGATGCGCTTTTGAAAATTGTAGAAAGTGGAAATTCATCGACAGAAGTTCTTAATAACTTAGCTAATGCTTACTATTTTAATGGTATGATGGAAGAAGCTTCTAATTGGTATGGAGAGTTGTTTTCTAAGAACGAAGATGTAGAAGCAGAAAATTATTTTAGGTATGCGCAAGCATTAAAAGCTCAAAATAAATATAAAGAATCTGACAAGGCAATGCAACAATTTGTTAGCTTAAAGCCTGAAGATTCAAGAGCAAAAGCATTTATTAATTCCTCTGATTATTTAAATGTTATAGAAAAATTATCAGACGATTTTAAAGTAGAAAACTTAAGCTTGAATACTAAGTATTCAGATTTCGGAACTTCATTTTATAAATCAGGAATATATTTTGCATCTTCAAGAGGTGAAGGGAAGATATATAATTGGAATGAGCAACCTTTTTTAAATATTTATAGTATAAACGCTTCAAATGTGCTTGAAATAAAAGGAGATATTAATACACAATACCATGAGTCTTCAACAACATTTTCTAAAGATGGTAAGACCATGTATTTCACTAGGAATAATTATTTTAATGGAAAGTTTAAAAGAAACAGTAAAGATGAGCACAGCTTAAAAGTTTATAAAGCTTCATTAATTGATGGTAAATGGACTAATGTTACACCATTGCCTTTTAATAACGATGAATATAATGTAGCACATCCAGCTTTAAATAATGATGAAACAAAGCTTTACTTTGCTTCAGATATGCCTGGAACGATTGGAGGTTCAGATATTTTTGTAGTTACAATTAATGAAGATGGTACTTATGGAACCCCACAAAATTTAGGTTCTAAAATTAATACAGAAGGAAGAGAAAATTTCCCATTTGTAAGTAACAACGGAACTTTATATTTTTCATCTGATGCTCATGTAGGATTAGGCGGATTGGATGTTTTTGAGTTTCCTAATATAGACAATATTTCTAGCTCTAATGATATTCCTTATAATGTTGGCAAGCCAATTAATAGTCCAAAAGATGATTTTGGATATATCATTAACGAAGAAACTAGAAAAGGTTATTTTTCATCAAATAGAGAAGGAGGAAAAGGAGACGACGATATTTATAGCTTTACAAGAAATGTTTGTAAACAAAACGTATCTGGAACTGTAGTTGATGTGGATACAAATGAAATTATAGCGAATGCAAATCTCACTATTTATGATGAGAATAATAATGTAGTTGAAACATTAATATCTAATGCTAATGGTGCTTTTTCAACAGATCTAGTGTGTAAAGACATGACCTATAGAGTTACAGCATCTAAAACAGATTACAGTAGCGATGAAGAACAATTTAAAGTACACTCTAAATTAAGAGAACCTGTTGATTTAAAATTGAGTTTAAAAGCAGAACCAAAAGCAGCTGAAATCGGAACAGATTTATTCAAACTACTCAATTTAAATCCAATTTATTTTGATTACGATAAGTCTAATATTAGACCAGACGCTGAAATAGAATTAACAAAAATCATAAACTATATGAATGAATTTCCTTCTGTAAAAGTAGATGTAAGATCGCATACAGATTCAAGAGGAAAAGATGCTTATAATTTAGCACTTTCTAATAGAAGGAATAAATCTACCGTTAAGTATATTGTAGAAAAAGGAGGGATCTCTAAAGACCGATTAACTGGAAAAGGTTATGGAGAAACTCAATTAGTAAACAAATGTAAGAATGGAGTGAAATGTTCTAAAGAAGAACACCAAGAAAATAGAAGAAGTGAATTTATTGTAATAGCTAATTAA
- a CDS encoding 6-carboxytetrahydropterin synthase, with translation MKVTVSRKAHFNAAHRLYRKDWSHEKNDEVFGKCNNPNFHGHNYELIVSVTGEISQETGYVIDMKVLKDIIRNEIEDAFDHKNLNIEVPEFKDLNPTAENIAVVIYNKIKPKLDTLLDLEITLYETPRNFVTYSGN, from the coding sequence ATGAAGGTAACCGTAAGTAGAAAAGCACATTTCAATGCAGCACATCGATTATATAGAAAAGACTGGAGTCACGAAAAAAACGATGAAGTTTTTGGAAAATGTAACAACCCAAACTTCCATGGTCATAACTATGAGTTAATAGTAAGCGTTACAGGTGAAATTAGTCAAGAAACTGGCTATGTAATTGATATGAAAGTGTTGAAAGATATTATTAGGAATGAAATAGAGGACGCTTTTGATCATAAAAATTTAAATATTGAAGTTCCAGAATTTAAAGATCTAAACCCAACAGCCGAAAACATAGCTGTTGTTATTTATAACAAGATTAAACCAAAACTTGACACATTGTTGGATTTAGAAATAACACTCTACGAAACACCTCGAAACTTTGTAACCTATTCAGGAAATTAA